The following are encoded together in the Iodobacter fluviatilis genome:
- the trpA gene encoding tryptophan synthase subunit alpha, protein MSRIQATFARLQGQNRQALIPFVTAGDPHPRITVGVMHALVAGGADILELGVPFSDPMADGPVIQRASERALLHGVSLRQVLGMVAEFRQTNTETPVVLMGYANPMEAMGYEAFSKAAVLAGVDGVLTVDLPPEEAKERVDILKSHGIDPIFLLAPTTHASRIKAVAEMAAGYVYYVSLKGVTGSANLDIKDVTEKLSVIKEYLNIPVGVGFGISDAATAKAVAGVADAVVIGSRLVKEAEAGEEGLADRLTDFLTGIRAAMDTARA, encoded by the coding sequence ATGTCCCGAATTCAAGCAACGTTTGCGCGTTTGCAAGGCCAGAATCGCCAGGCCTTGATCCCTTTTGTGACTGCAGGAGATCCGCATCCACGTATTACGGTTGGTGTAATGCATGCGCTGGTGGCGGGTGGCGCTGATATTTTAGAGCTGGGCGTGCCGTTTTCTGACCCGATGGCCGATGGCCCTGTGATTCAGCGAGCATCAGAGCGGGCGCTTTTGCATGGCGTTTCCCTGCGTCAAGTGCTGGGCATGGTCGCTGAGTTTCGCCAGACCAATACAGAAACACCGGTGGTATTGATGGGCTACGCTAATCCGATGGAAGCGATGGGCTATGAAGCATTCTCTAAGGCGGCGGTATTGGCAGGCGTAGACGGGGTATTAACCGTTGATTTGCCACCTGAAGAAGCCAAGGAGCGCGTCGACATCCTTAAATCACACGGCATCGACCCCATCTTTTTGCTGGCCCCCACCACGCATGCATCCCGAATTAAAGCGGTTGCAGAGATGGCGGCAGGTTACGTGTACTATGTTTCGCTGAAGGGTGTAACAGGTTCGGCCAATCTTGATATTAAAGATGTCACTGAAAAACTCAGTGTTATCAAAGAATATCTCAATATTCCCGTAGGCGTGGGTTTTGGGATTAGTGATGCAGCAACGGCAAAAGCCGTGGCTGGTGTGGCCGATGCGGTTGTGATTGGCTCACGTTTAGTAAAAGAAGCTGAGGCGGGCGAAGAAGGCCTAGCTGATCGATTAACAGACTTTCTTACCGGCATTCGTGCCGCGATGGACACCGCACGCGCTTAA
- the trpB gene encoding tryptophan synthase subunit beta: protein MTETTHGQQSYQQPDSHGHFGQFGGIFVAETLIPALDELRIEYEKALQDPEFVAEYHSELKHYVGRPSPIYHAKRWSEILGGAQIYLKREDLNHTGAHKVNNTIGQALLARRMGKKRVIAETGAGQHGVASATVAARYGLECIVYMGAEDVKRQAPNVYRMKLLGAKVVAVESGTKTLKDAMNEAMRDWVTNVDSTYYIIGTCAGPHPYPQLVRDFQRVIGDECKVQMPEMIGRQPDAVVACVGGGSNAIGIFYPYVDDLSVRLIGVEAGGDGIETGRHAAPLTTNAKVGVLHGNRTFLMQDENGQISDTHSVSAGLDYPGVGPEHSYLKDIGRAEYVAINDDEAIAAFHDLCHFEGIIPALESSHALAHAAKMAKTMSKDQVILVNLSGRGDKDIPTLARLTGIEL from the coding sequence ATGACTGAGACAACACACGGCCAGCAATCCTATCAGCAGCCCGATTCCCACGGTCATTTTGGCCAGTTTGGCGGTATTTTTGTTGCCGAAACTTTGATTCCCGCACTTGATGAGCTACGTATTGAGTACGAAAAAGCCCTGCAAGATCCTGAGTTTGTTGCTGAATACCATAGCGAGCTCAAGCACTATGTTGGCCGCCCTAGCCCGATTTACCACGCCAAGCGTTGGTCTGAAATACTCGGCGGCGCGCAAATTTATCTAAAACGCGAAGACTTAAACCATACCGGCGCACACAAAGTAAACAACACCATCGGCCAAGCGCTGCTTGCTCGCCGCATGGGTAAAAAACGGGTGATTGCCGAAACGGGAGCGGGCCAGCACGGCGTGGCATCCGCTACGGTTGCGGCGCGGTATGGTTTGGAATGCATCGTGTATATGGGTGCTGAAGACGTGAAGCGCCAAGCCCCCAATGTCTATCGTATGAAGCTCTTGGGCGCTAAAGTTGTTGCCGTAGAATCTGGTACCAAAACGCTGAAAGACGCCATGAATGAAGCGATGCGTGATTGGGTGACTAATGTCGATTCAACCTATTACATCATCGGCACTTGTGCTGGCCCTCATCCTTATCCGCAGTTGGTGCGTGATTTCCAACGGGTGATTGGCGATGAATGCAAGGTGCAAATGCCAGAAATGATAGGTCGCCAGCCAGATGCCGTGGTGGCCTGTGTGGGCGGTGGCTCTAATGCAATTGGAATTTTCTATCCCTACGTCGATGATTTATCTGTACGTTTGATTGGTGTAGAGGCGGGCGGGGATGGTATTGAAACCGGCCGTCACGCGGCTCCCCTTACTACCAACGCAAAAGTAGGCGTATTGCACGGCAATCGTACCTTCTTGATGCAAGATGAAAATGGGCAGATTAGCGATACCCATTCTGTGTCTGCGGGCTTGGATTACCCGGGGGTTGGGCCTGAGCATAGCTACCTAAAAGACATCGGTCGCGCAGAGTATGTGGCGATTAATGATGATGAAGCGATTGCAGCTTTTCACGATCTTTGTCATTTTGAGGGTATCATTCCGGCCCTTGAGTCGAGTCATGCATTAGCGCATGCGGCCAAGATGGCTAAAACGATGTCAAAAGATCAAGTGATTTTGGTGAATTTGTCGGGTCGTGGTGATAAAGATATCCCAACATTGGCCCGCCTTACTGGTATCGAACTTTAA
- a CDS encoding phosphoribosylanthranilate isomerase: MKTRIKICGLRDPEMARRSADLGADAIGLVFYPPSPRYVETAMAEQIVAALPAFVSSVGLFVNAEAAFVRGVLDRVPLDLLQFHGDESPEYCQKFGRPYLKALRVKPDLNLLEYAQRFVGPLCKGILVDAFVDGVPGGTGEAFDWDLIPEKLPLPLILSGGLHSENVFEAICKVKPWAVDVSSGVESSKGVKDVAKIAAFINQAERNAHD; encoded by the coding sequence ATGAAAACACGGATTAAAATTTGCGGTCTGCGTGACCCAGAAATGGCAAGACGCTCCGCCGATTTAGGCGCAGATGCTATTGGCTTGGTGTTTTATCCGCCTAGCCCACGCTATGTGGAAACCGCCATGGCTGAGCAGATTGTTGCGGCCTTGCCTGCCTTTGTCAGTAGCGTGGGTTTGTTTGTGAATGCTGAGGCGGCCTTTGTGCGTGGCGTACTGGATCGCGTGCCTTTGGATCTATTGCAATTTCATGGTGATGAGTCGCCGGAATATTGCCAGAAATTTGGCCGCCCTTATTTGAAAGCACTAAGGGTAAAGCCTGATCTAAATTTGTTAGAATATGCGCAGCGCTTTGTAGGGCCACTCTGTAAAGGGATATTGGTTGATGCCTTTGTAGATGGCGTGCCAGGTGGTACAGGCGAGGCTTTTGATTGGGATTTGATCCCAGAAAAGCTACCTTTGCCCCTGATTTTGTCAGGTGGCTTACATTCAGAAAATGTTTTTGAAGCGATTTGCAAGGTCAAACCTTGGGCCGTGGATGTATCGAGCGGTGTAGAAAGTAGCAAGGGTGTAAAAGATGTAGCAAAAATTGCTGCGTTTATTAATCAAGCAGAGAGAAATGCGCATGACTGA
- the truA gene encoding tRNA pseudouridine(38-40) synthase TruA — MKYALAVEYDGRAFYGWQVQKDLPTVQAALELALSQMAGEPIRVHAAGRTDTGVHGARQIVHFETQVNRPLTAWVRGVNSFLPDSVAVLWAKPVSDGFHARFSAFARHYRYLLLNHPVRPALWSGRMGWTFNDLDFEAMQAGIAYLLGQHDFTSFRAAECQAKSPIKTMTRANIQKEGHLIICDFSADAFLHHMVRNMIGALLHIGKGNDKPEWMAELILAKDRTAAPPTFMPDGLYLAGVSYPPEFDLASEPESRHGLI, encoded by the coding sequence ATGAAATACGCGCTCGCAGTGGAATACGATGGCCGAGCCTTTTATGGCTGGCAAGTCCAAAAAGATTTGCCGACCGTACAGGCGGCTTTAGAGCTGGCGCTCAGCCAAATGGCGGGTGAGCCCATCCGCGTGCATGCCGCTGGCCGTACGGATACCGGCGTACATGGTGCGAGGCAGATTGTTCACTTTGAAACGCAGGTGAATCGCCCGCTCACCGCGTGGGTGAGGGGGGTGAATAGCTTTCTGCCTGATTCGGTAGCCGTATTATGGGCCAAGCCTGTTTCGGATGGGTTTCATGCGCGGTTCTCGGCGTTTGCTCGGCATTATCGCTATTTATTGCTCAATCATCCGGTGCGCCCCGCACTTTGGTCAGGGCGTATGGGCTGGACTTTTAATGATTTAGATTTTGAAGCGATGCAGGCTGGGATAGCGTATTTGCTTGGGCAGCATGATTTTACAAGCTTTAGGGCCGCGGAGTGCCAAGCTAAATCTCCGATCAAAACCATGACGCGGGCGAATATACAAAAAGAAGGTCATCTTATTATTTGTGATTTCTCTGCCGATGCTTTCTTGCACCATATGGTACGTAATATGATTGGAGCCTTATTGCATATCGGCAAGGGCAACGATAAGCCCGAGTGGATGGCCGAATTAATCCTTGCAAAAGATAGAACAGCCGCGCCACCAACCTTTATGCCAGACGGACTATACCTCGCTGGTGTAAGCTATCCACCTGAATTCGATTTGGCAAGCGAGCCAGAATCACGCCATGGTTTAATTTAA
- a CDS encoding CbiQ family ECF transporter T component, which yields MQFLQGTPLIVFSALCVLLALSYCAKRCRLTLKRCRYLLLAIALVYGWATPGQYLWPSRYSPTIEGLALGGLQAVRLIGALAALQLLLWRLSSTQIFSGLYVLLRPLAYLGLNRQRWALRLSLTMRFSVEFLSQAEPLTWSTFVQRLALAEQPCELQEVSILVESLSFFDWLLLVFLCAAALSTLLMLH from the coding sequence TTGCAATTCTTGCAGGGTACCCCACTCATTGTCTTTTCTGCGCTATGTGTTTTACTTGCCCTAAGTTATTGTGCTAAGCGCTGCCGCTTAACTTTAAAACGCTGCCGCTATTTATTGTTGGCGATTGCGCTGGTGTATGGCTGGGCTACGCCAGGGCAGTATCTTTGGCCAAGCCGCTACTCACCCACGATAGAGGGCTTGGCTTTGGGTGGGCTGCAAGCCGTGCGTTTAATCGGTGCACTAGCGGCCTTGCAATTACTGCTGTGGAGGTTAAGCTCGACGCAGATTTTTTCTGGGCTGTATGTTTTATTGCGACCACTTGCATATTTGGGGTTGAATCGGCAACGCTGGGCTTTGCGCTTGAGCTTAACAATGCGTTTCTCGGTCGAGTTTTTATCCCAAGCAGAGCCACTAACGTGGAGCACATTTGTGCAGCGATTGGCGCTTGCGGAGCAGCCTTGTGAGTTGCAGGAAGTCTCGATTCTGGTAGAGTCGCTGTCTTTTTTTGATTGGCTGTTGCTTGTGTTCTTGTGTGCAGCGGCATTGAGCACTTTGCTAATGCTTCATTAG
- a CDS encoding FimV/HubP family polar landmark protein has translation MLAVPLSAGAVGLGRLNVLSGLGQPFRAEIDLVSVQPGEAEGLVIRLAAPEAFAQAQIPYPSSTMGLRLVIDKRANGQQFVLVSSTQSISEPFLDLVIDLNWANGKIRREYTALIDPLSYAPSAIAGNASRASRESFAPSVLPGTRRTGVIKSAPRKSEAKSPDAAATDEKSADQYKVKAGDTLSSVARQTQAEGVSLEQMLVGLYRKNPDAFNGNMNRLRRGRILNVPSKEALQATPAKEAAQEVRLQSKDWQAYRNKVAEAVQKRQAVAGNEPVNAGKITPKVEEKALPGSANQDVLKLSKGETPGKAKGDATSQGRIRALEEEVTARQKGLDESNQRVAELQKNIQDMEKLLALKSRAGAELQSASKPSPTVVSEASPEPAATPLPIPVATTEPLVASDVPALMPDTASVASSVSPAKKVRRSLPAPMPVAEPSTVDALMDNLLPLGGGLAAIILGGAGFAWTRRRRQGSAFADSVLTGGDLKSNTLLGNTGGAVISTQPTENSFLTDFSRQGLGTIDTDEVDPIAEAEVYMAYDRNEQAEEILRDALVKDPNRHEIRLKLLEILAAKKDKTSFEELAADLFAMTSGKGAHWEQAAYQGREIDPENPLYTQAPVNTAFASTTAASVFENMSMPADEFDLPLDELPVSSSASSVSDFDEMMSVEAAAPNVDHQASLTDLDLSLDFDSNTLDMTASVDKKKTAIDDLASLDFGMDDFLVAGDAAKLVDAPSDNEMLDLNLPVDFTSSVAKASAETVASLEPIADDSFGLNFDLDAMPEAATDITATLPDLDLNDAPNQPVPPNGGADEVLEAVSPDDGLGLDFDFSLDTPLEITTSSLPMEGSIDLGDLGLNFESDSAFSTTESSLDFAGDDPVQTKIDLAKAYVDMGDVEGAREILQEALGEGNPDQQKQAQALLGNL, from the coding sequence ATGTTAGCTGTACCCTTGTCTGCGGGTGCTGTTGGATTAGGTAGGCTAAATGTATTGTCTGGGCTAGGCCAGCCTTTTCGAGCTGAAATTGATTTAGTTTCAGTGCAGCCTGGGGAGGCAGAGGGCTTAGTTATTCGTCTGGCAGCGCCGGAGGCTTTTGCGCAAGCGCAAATCCCATATCCCTCGTCTACGATGGGTTTGCGGCTTGTGATTGATAAACGCGCTAATGGGCAGCAGTTTGTATTGGTGTCCTCAACTCAATCTATTTCTGAACCGTTTTTAGATTTAGTGATTGATTTAAATTGGGCGAACGGAAAAATTCGGCGCGAGTACACCGCGTTGATTGATCCGTTGAGTTATGCGCCATCCGCTATAGCAGGAAACGCATCAAGAGCATCAAGAGAATCATTCGCGCCATCCGTGCTGCCTGGCACCCGCCGCACAGGGGTTATTAAGTCTGCTCCTAGAAAATCAGAAGCTAAGTCTCCAGATGCCGCGGCGACAGATGAGAAATCAGCTGATCAATATAAAGTGAAAGCTGGGGATACGCTGTCTTCGGTGGCACGCCAAACGCAGGCAGAAGGCGTTTCGCTAGAGCAAATGTTGGTGGGCCTGTATCGCAAAAATCCAGACGCTTTTAATGGCAATATGAATCGCTTACGTCGTGGCCGTATCTTAAACGTGCCAAGTAAAGAAGCGTTGCAAGCGACTCCGGCTAAAGAAGCCGCCCAAGAAGTACGCTTGCAATCGAAAGATTGGCAGGCTTATCGCAACAAAGTTGCTGAAGCGGTACAAAAGCGCCAAGCGGTAGCAGGTAATGAGCCGGTCAATGCGGGCAAAATTACGCCTAAAGTTGAAGAAAAAGCCTTGCCTGGTAGCGCAAATCAAGATGTTTTGAAGTTGTCTAAAGGCGAAACGCCTGGCAAAGCGAAGGGCGATGCTACATCGCAAGGCCGTATCCGAGCCTTGGAAGAAGAAGTAACGGCAAGACAAAAAGGGTTGGATGAGTCAAACCAACGCGTGGCCGAGCTGCAAAAAAACATTCAAGACATGGAAAAACTGCTGGCGTTAAAAAGCCGAGCAGGGGCAGAGTTGCAAAGCGCTAGCAAGCCAAGCCCTACCGTTGTTTCTGAAGCTAGTCCAGAGCCTGCCGCTACGCCGCTGCCAATTCCTGTTGCCACAACGGAGCCGTTGGTGGCTAGCGATGTTCCCGCGCTGATGCCGGATACGGCCAGTGTCGCATCGAGCGTTAGCCCAGCAAAGAAAGTACGTCGTTCTTTACCTGCTCCAATGCCTGTTGCTGAACCTAGCACCGTAGATGCGCTAATGGATAATTTATTGCCGTTAGGTGGTGGTTTGGCAGCGATTATTTTGGGTGGTGCTGGCTTTGCTTGGACGCGGAGACGCAGGCAAGGTAGCGCGTTTGCGGATAGCGTATTAACAGGTGGGGATTTAAAATCTAATACTCTGCTTGGCAATACTGGCGGTGCGGTGATTAGCACCCAGCCAACAGAAAACTCATTCCTTACCGATTTTAGCCGCCAAGGTCTAGGCACCATTGATACGGATGAGGTTGATCCGATTGCTGAAGCTGAAGTGTATATGGCTTACGATCGAAACGAGCAGGCTGAGGAAATCCTACGTGATGCCTTGGTTAAAGATCCAAATCGCCACGAAATTCGCCTGAAGCTACTGGAAATATTGGCAGCCAAAAAAGACAAAACGTCTTTTGAAGAATTGGCGGCAGATCTCTTTGCTATGACGTCAGGTAAAGGCGCGCATTGGGAGCAGGCGGCGTATCAAGGTCGTGAAATTGACCCAGAAAATCCGCTTTATACCCAAGCACCCGTAAATACGGCCTTTGCCTCAACTACGGCCGCTAGCGTGTTTGAAAATATGTCTATGCCTGCTGATGAGTTTGACTTGCCGCTTGATGAGCTGCCAGTATCCTCGTCAGCAAGTAGCGTCAGTGATTTTGATGAAATGATGAGTGTAGAGGCCGCTGCACCAAACGTTGATCATCAAGCTAGCCTCACAGATCTAGATTTGTCGCTTGATTTTGATTCAAATACGCTTGATATGACTGCGTCAGTAGATAAAAAAAAAACCGCCATCGATGATTTAGCCAGTCTTGATTTTGGCATGGATGACTTCTTGGTGGCAGGAGATGCGGCAAAACTTGTCGACGCGCCTAGCGACAATGAAATGCTTGATTTGAACTTGCCCGTTGATTTTACTTCATCAGTAGCAAAAGCATCGGCTGAAACGGTCGCTTCCCTAGAGCCTATTGCGGATGATTCATTTGGTTTGAATTTTGATCTTGATGCCATGCCAGAAGCTGCTACCGATATCACGGCTACTTTGCCTGATTTAGATTTGAATGATGCACCAAATCAACCCGTGCCGCCTAACGGCGGGGCCGATGAGGTCTTGGAAGCCGTTAGCCCGGATGATGGTTTAGGTTTGGATTTTGATTTCTCTCTTGATACGCCTCTTGAAATCACTACATCCAGCTTGCCAATGGAAGGATCCATTGATTTGGGTGATTTAGGACTTAACTTTGAGTCGGATTCTGCGTTTTCGACAACAGAATCAAGTTTAGATTTTGCAGGGGATGATCCTGTGCAAACTAAAATTGATCTGGCAAAAGCGTATGTGGATATGGGGGATGTCGAAGGTGCAAGGGAAATCTTACAAGAGGCTCTTGGTGAAGGCAACCCTGATCAGCAGAAGCAGGCGCAAGCTTTGTTAGGTAATCTTTGA